In one window of Brassica rapa cultivar Chiifu-401-42 chromosome A07, CAAS_Brap_v3.01, whole genome shotgun sequence DNA:
- the LOC103850124 gene encoding zinc finger CCHC domain-containing protein 8 isoform X2, with protein sequence MGRDLDLVEENLITVGGEISAEQVVAVDEKLCIHKETALDVSSDLGVTRPQSVSDQQQPTVHVTFKHLTRASKQKLESLLQQWSEWEAEYTSLAQDQEQPLESGEETFFPALRFGLKKTSSVSFWIDNQTGPKPLEEFVLVESSTTPLYDRKFSLGSNSAGGPISLQGGVEIIDDDPPRCFNCSGYSHSLRECPKPFDRAAVNSARKLQKSKRNQNAGSRLPSRYYQKAQSGKYDGLKPGTLDAETRQLLNLGELDPPPWLNRMREIGYPPGYLAPEDDHMSGITIFGDEMEETREEIESEDGEILEKTNPPEPQMKMTVEFPGINAPLPENADEWLWDAAAAPSHRSSRSNNNRWQQRTSRGHDYRDDDQLGFEPSSYPPRYGSRSDYGYGSKDRRSRSRSPIMERSLTERSKRDYYSSRDSDFMDRDRNKDRNRGWDRDRDWDRDDRNRDRGDRDRDRDWDRDRDDRDWSYRLSSRR encoded by the exons ATGGGAAGAGATTTAGATCTAGTGGAAGAGAATTTGATAACTGTGGGTGGCGAAATATCAGCAGAGCAGGTTGTGGCGGTAGATGAGAAACTGTGCATCCACAAGGAGACCGCTTTGGATGTTAGTT CTGATTTGGGTGTTACAAGACCCCAATCAGTGTCTGACCAACAGCAACCTACTGTCCATGTTACTTTTAAGCACTTAACCAG AGCTAGTAAGCAGAAGCTGGAAAGTTTATTACAGCAATGGTCAGAATGGGAGGCGGAATATACTTCACTGGCTCAG GATCAAGAACAGCCATTAGAATCTGGCGAGGAGACGTTTTTCCCCGCCTTACGCTTTGGATTGAAGAAGACGTCGTCTGTG TCATTCTGGATCGACAATCAAACTGGTCCTAAGCCGTTGGAAGAGTTTGTCCTAGTGGAAAGTAGCACCACTCCTCTATATGACCGTAAATTTTCACTTGGTTCGAATTCAGCGGGTGGACCAATCAGCTTGCAAGG GGGAGTGGAGATTATTGATGATGATCCTCCACGTTGTTTCAATTGTAGCGGCTATAGTCATTCCTTGAGAGAATGTCCAAAGCCTTTTGACCGAGCAGCAGTTAATAGTGCCCGGAAGCTTCAGAAATCCAAACGAAATCAGAACGCTGGGTCTCGTCTACCATCGCGATATTATCAAAAAGCTCAAAGTGGAAAGTACGATGGCTTGAAACCAGGCACGCTTGATGCAGAGACACGCCAGCTTCTGAATCTTGGG GAACTAGACCCACCTCCATGGCTTAACAGAATGCGAGAGATTGGCTACCCTCCGGGATACTTAG CTCCAGAAGATGATCATATGTCTGGAATCACTATATTTGGAGATGAGATGGAGGAGACTCGAGAGGAAATAGAGAGTGAAGATGGCGAAATCTTGGAAAAAACCAACCCTCCTGAGCCACAAATGAAGATGACTGTCGAGTTCCCTGGGATTAACGCTCCATTGCCAGAAAACGCAGATGAGTGGCTTTGGGACGCAGCTGCTGCACCTTCGCATAGGAGCAGCAGAAGTAACAACAACCGATGGCAGCAGAGAACAAGCAGAGGACATGATTACAGAGACGATGATCAGCTCGGTTTTGAACCGTCTAGTTATCCTCCAAGGTATGGTAGTAGAAGTGATTACGGGTATGGCTCAAAAGATCGTAGGTCTAGATCAAGAAGCCCAATCATGGAAAGATCGCTAACCGAGAGAAGTAAGAGGGATTATTATTCTTCTCGTGATTCTGATTTCATGGACAGAGATAGAAACAAAGATAGGAACAGAGGATGGGACAGGGATAGAGACTGGGACAGAGACGATAGGAACAGAGACAGAGGAGATAGGGATAGGGATAGAGACTGGGACAGGGATAGGGACGATCGTGATTGGTCTTATAGATTAAGCAGCAGAAGATGA
- the LOC103850124 gene encoding zinc finger CCHC domain-containing protein 8 isoform X1, protein MEAESMGRDLDLVEENLITVGGEISAEQVVAVDEKLCIHKETALDVSSDLGVTRPQSVSDQQQPTVHVTFKHLTRASKQKLESLLQQWSEWEAEYTSLAQDQEQPLESGEETFFPALRFGLKKTSSVSFWIDNQTGPKPLEEFVLVESSTTPLYDRKFSLGSNSAGGPISLQGGVEIIDDDPPRCFNCSGYSHSLRECPKPFDRAAVNSARKLQKSKRNQNAGSRLPSRYYQKAQSGKYDGLKPGTLDAETRQLLNLGELDPPPWLNRMREIGYPPGYLAPEDDHMSGITIFGDEMEETREEIESEDGEILEKTNPPEPQMKMTVEFPGINAPLPENADEWLWDAAAAPSHRSSRSNNNRWQQRTSRGHDYRDDDQLGFEPSSYPPRYGSRSDYGYGSKDRRSRSRSPIMERSLTERSKRDYYSSRDSDFMDRDRNKDRNRGWDRDRDWDRDDRNRDRGDRDRDRDWDRDRDDRDWSYRLSSRR, encoded by the exons ATGGAAGCTGAGAGCATGGGAAGAGATTTAGATCTAGTGGAAGAGAATTTGATAACTGTGGGTGGCGAAATATCAGCAGAGCAGGTTGTGGCGGTAGATGAGAAACTGTGCATCCACAAGGAGACCGCTTTGGATGTTAGTT CTGATTTGGGTGTTACAAGACCCCAATCAGTGTCTGACCAACAGCAACCTACTGTCCATGTTACTTTTAAGCACTTAACCAG AGCTAGTAAGCAGAAGCTGGAAAGTTTATTACAGCAATGGTCAGAATGGGAGGCGGAATATACTTCACTGGCTCAG GATCAAGAACAGCCATTAGAATCTGGCGAGGAGACGTTTTTCCCCGCCTTACGCTTTGGATTGAAGAAGACGTCGTCTGTG TCATTCTGGATCGACAATCAAACTGGTCCTAAGCCGTTGGAAGAGTTTGTCCTAGTGGAAAGTAGCACCACTCCTCTATATGACCGTAAATTTTCACTTGGTTCGAATTCAGCGGGTGGACCAATCAGCTTGCAAGG GGGAGTGGAGATTATTGATGATGATCCTCCACGTTGTTTCAATTGTAGCGGCTATAGTCATTCCTTGAGAGAATGTCCAAAGCCTTTTGACCGAGCAGCAGTTAATAGTGCCCGGAAGCTTCAGAAATCCAAACGAAATCAGAACGCTGGGTCTCGTCTACCATCGCGATATTATCAAAAAGCTCAAAGTGGAAAGTACGATGGCTTGAAACCAGGCACGCTTGATGCAGAGACACGCCAGCTTCTGAATCTTGGG GAACTAGACCCACCTCCATGGCTTAACAGAATGCGAGAGATTGGCTACCCTCCGGGATACTTAG CTCCAGAAGATGATCATATGTCTGGAATCACTATATTTGGAGATGAGATGGAGGAGACTCGAGAGGAAATAGAGAGTGAAGATGGCGAAATCTTGGAAAAAACCAACCCTCCTGAGCCACAAATGAAGATGACTGTCGAGTTCCCTGGGATTAACGCTCCATTGCCAGAAAACGCAGATGAGTGGCTTTGGGACGCAGCTGCTGCACCTTCGCATAGGAGCAGCAGAAGTAACAACAACCGATGGCAGCAGAGAACAAGCAGAGGACATGATTACAGAGACGATGATCAGCTCGGTTTTGAACCGTCTAGTTATCCTCCAAGGTATGGTAGTAGAAGTGATTACGGGTATGGCTCAAAAGATCGTAGGTCTAGATCAAGAAGCCCAATCATGGAAAGATCGCTAACCGAGAGAAGTAAGAGGGATTATTATTCTTCTCGTGATTCTGATTTCATGGACAGAGATAGAAACAAAGATAGGAACAGAGGATGGGACAGGGATAGAGACTGGGACAGAGACGATAGGAACAGAGACAGAGGAGATAGGGATAGGGATAGAGACTGGGACAGGGATAGGGACGATCGTGATTGGTCTTATAGATTAAGCAGCAGAAGATGA
- the LOC103850125 gene encoding putative invertase inhibitor: protein MDLSHLLFFSFLLLLVFQVKSTDDMIEETCKTCASKSTIFDYNFCMSSLNNSPISPPPLLPTDLSFLALTPMLQALDNATATASTIQQLMSEGGGFEDDVYGRACLRDCLELYEDAAGRLEEAVRVFVARGEIETVKMMVTAAMEAATTCETGFMERDGGDGGGGAMTWTSPIGGGNYKLFELGEIALCIINMISPVTSMSL, encoded by the coding sequence atggatctctctcatctcttgttcttctcctTCTTACTTCTCCTTGTCTTCCAAGTAAAGTCAACGGATGATATGATCGAAGAAACCTGCAAAACATGTGCATCCAAATCTACGATCTTCGATTACAACTTCTGCATGTCCTCTCTTAACAACTCTCCAATATCTCCTCCTCCACTTCTTCCGACCGATCTTTCTTTTCTTGCCCTAACTCCAATGCTCCAAGCTCTCGACAACGCGACCGCAACAGCTTCCACTATTCAACAACTAATGAGTGAGGGAGGAGGATTCGAAGACGACGTTTACGGCCGTGCTTGCCTTCGTGACTGCCTCGAGCTTTACGAAGACGCGGCGGGGAGACTGGAAGAAGCCGTGAGGGTTTTTGTTGCGAGGGGAGAGATAGAGACTGTAAAGATGATGGTCACCGCCGCCATGGAAGCCGCCACGACGTGCGAGACTGGTTTTATGGAGAGAGACGGCGGGGACGGTGGGGGTGGTGCGATGACGTGGACGTCTCCGATTGGCGGTGGGAATTATAAGTTGTTTGAGTTGGGTGAGATTGCTCTTTGTATCATCAACATGATCTCTCCTGTGACATCCATGTCTTTGTGA